One stretch of Arachis hypogaea cultivar Tifrunner chromosome 20, arahy.Tifrunner.gnm2.J5K5, whole genome shotgun sequence DNA includes these proteins:
- the LOC112784578 gene encoding F-box/kelch-repeat protein At3g23880: protein MDKKKQRQSTMEKKKKKQQLNENHKSKSIDDIFPLELIHRILVRVPLKHLGRLKCVSKLWNALISDPDFAKSHVHFSAAPTHVCLFINDYSKACSVDIDAVFHRHKRATAAKEVSLPFETNTPFDFEVMCSCRGLVLLYRAPHFFIVWNPVIGSSKRVSYSHIVSRSDRKNFMFPVSACLYGFGYDVSQDDYLVVVASQDKNGQEHFDCLSLRTNSWTNLDFALSKPLGSSNWKSRGFFLNGAIHWSSRTLRVRDYSILIFDLKERSFSTISMPEQVMGYLNPTLLALLGGCLALYSYEYGKTNIWVMKEYKVHSSWIFYQFFSGGSAPLCLSNGSDIVALRSFPISNLWFVKYDVRRELFQFQCLEYPHLEQFKGRSRRYIVYTESLVRVPSEIKDKKKKMAIRITRSMSNKERERLNRDT, encoded by the exons ATGGATAAGAAGAAGCAGAGGCAATCGactatggagaagaagaagaagaagcaacagctgAATGAGAATCACAAGAGCAAGAGCATTGACGACATTTTCCCTCTTGAGCTGATTCACAGAATCCTAGTGAGGGTTCCGCTCAAACATCTCGGTCGCCTCAAGTGTGTTTCGAAGCTTTGGAACGCTCTCATTTCCGATCCCGACTTTGCGAAATCACATGTTCACTTCTCTGCCGCACCCACCCATGTATGCCTCTTCATAAATGACTACTCCAAGGCTTGCTCCGTTGACATTGACGCAGTATTTCACCGCCACAAGCGTGCTACTGCAGCAAAAGAGGTATCTCTCCCTTTCGAGACGAACACACCTTTTGATTTTGAAGTTATGTGCTCCTGCAGAGGGCTTGTTCTCTTATACCGAGCCCCGCATTTTTTTATCGTATGGAACCCAGTAATTGGATCCAGCAAAAGAGTTTCCTACTCTCACATTGTTTCTCGTAGTGACCGCAAGAACTTTATGTTTCCCGTTAGTGCGTGTTTGTATGGATTTGGTTATGATGTTTCACAGGATGACTACTTAGTTGTTGTAGCTTCTCAGGATAAGAATGGCCAAGAGCACTTTGATTGCTTGTCTTTGAGAACCAATTCATGGACTAATCTTGATTTTGCACTCTCCAAACCCTTGGGTAGTAGCAACTGGAAATCTCGTGGGTTCTTCTTGAATGGCGCTATTCATTGGTCATCCCGCACTCTTAGAGTTAGAGATTATAGTATTCTTATATTTGATTTGAAGGAAAGAAGTTTCTCAACCATATCTATGCCTGAACAAGTGATGGGTTATCTCAATCCCACTCTTCTCGCCCTACTAGGAGGGTGCCTGGCCTTGTATTCTTATGAATACGGTAAAACTAACATATGGGTGATGAAAGAATACAAAGTGCATTCATCTTGGATTTTCTATCAGTTTTTTAGTGGTGGATCTGCGCCTCTATGCTTATCCAATGGTAGTGACATTGTTGCACTACGGTCTTTTCCGATATCTAACTTATGGTTTGTCAAATATGATGTCAGACGAGAGCTCTTCCAATTCCAATGTCTTGAGTATCCTCATCTGGAACAATTTAAAGGTCGTTCTCGTCGGTACATTGTATACACAGAGAGTCTCGTGCGAGTCCCTAGTGAGATTaaggataagaagaagaaaatg GCCATCAGAATCACAAGATCGATGTCAAACAAGGAAAGAGAACGACTCAACAGAGACACTTAA
- the LOC112784579 gene encoding GDSL esterase/lipase At1g31550, translating to MAKATAASSSWVWFLSVAALIHTSTASASSRCYSAIYSFGDSIADTGNLYYDTEDLSPSTYLVLDPPYGDTFFHFPTGRFSDGRLIIDFLAEQIGVPLLKPYLGIKKGKIKDWNSLEGVNFAVGGATALDISFFVEKGLYDVLVPTNYSLGVQFDWFMDLLPSICNSSSGCKQVFGSSLFLVGEIGGNDFNYLFFLGRPIEEATTYVPLVINKISWAINKLIDLGAQTLVVPGNFALGCSFFYLRNHPSTDVEDYDEAGCLKSYNNFADYYNNQLLAELNRLRQLHPGVNIIYADYYHASLQLYQSPTQFGFTKSILDSCCPLANANYHNAPVKHCGEPGLISCNDPSQFITWDGVHLTEAAYKRIAKGLLKGSFTNPKIGISCDSDI from the exons ATGGCTAAGGCgactgctgcttcttcttcttgggtTTGGTTTCTATCAGTAGCAGCTCTTATTCATACGAGCACGGCTAGTGCTTCAAGCCGGTGCTATAGTGCAATATACAGCTTCGGAGATTCCATTGCTGACACCGGAAACTTATACTATGACACTGAAGACCTATCACCTTCCACATATCTGGTTTTGGACCCTCCATATGGAGACACCTTCTTTCATTTTCCCACTGGAAGATTTTCTGATGGCCGACTTATCATCGATTTCCTTg CTGAGCAGATTGGGGTTCCATTGCTAAAACCTTACCTGGGAATCaagaaagggaagataaaagatTGGAACTCATTGGAGGGAGTGAACTTTGCAGTTGGAGGTGCCACTGCTTTGGATATTAGCTTCTTTGTGGAGAAGGGTCTCTATGACGTTCTTGTTCCCACCAACTATTCTCTGGGGGTCCAGTTTGATTGGTTCATGGACTTGCTTCCTTCTATCTGTAACTCTTCTTCAG GGTGTAAACAAGTTTTTGGGAGCTCTTTGTTTCTTGTGGGTGAGATTGGTGGCAATGATTTCAACTATCTTTTCTTTCTAGGCAGGCCTATAGAAGAAGCCACCACATATGTACCACTTGTgattaataaaatctcttgggcCATCAAT AAATTGATTGATTTGGGGGCTCAAACTCTCGTAGTTCCCGGAAACTTCGCTCTCGGATGCAGCTTTTTCTATTTGAGAAATCACCCCAGTACTGATGTGGAGGATTATGATGAAGCTGGATGTTTGAAGTCCTATAACAATTTTGCTGACTACTATAACAACCAACTTCTTGCTGAATTAAATCGGCTTCGACAGCTTCACCCCGGTGTTAATATCATCTATGCAGATTATTACCATGCTTCCCTGCAATTATATCAATCTCCAACACAATTTG GATTCACAAAATCGATTCTAGATTCTTGCTGTCCACTTGCGAATGCAAACTATCACAATGCACCGGTGAAGCACTGTGGTGAACCGGGGTTGATTAGTTGTAATGATCCATCCCAGTTCATAACTTGGGATGGTGTACACTTAACTGAAGCAGCATATAAACGGATTGCCAAAGGTTTACTAAAAGGATCATTTACTAACCCTAAAATTGGGATCTCATGTGATTCAGACATATGA